The Sorangiineae bacterium MSr11367 genome window below encodes:
- a CDS encoding PAAR domain-containing protein, with product MTQPGNGEGQAGPPQWQPPPPLMQAESGNAVTNAVADIVNQSAQPFQSLSNPNASTLDKASAVVNGVMGLAQAPTAFLDNAFARLTDPLAKILPSFPAAVMGMPVLGIPHTHTHPPAMPVPLPALGAILTACPTVLIGGLPAARSGDYGLGPTCGSVAPVFEIFTGSSKVFIGGSRAARMLDLTRQCMPAPPPAAAAAMSKLKKAMSVAQKAAPFVAMGMGLAGSVGQAVSADDAADAAADGAASAAEAQSAAAEAAGAALGAAMMGADTAMSLVQMAMGALMGKDPGAPPCIGVVMLGVPNVLVGGFPMPSWSDIAKGLKKLVAALKKGRRMGKEQGKAFCFRCM from the coding sequence ATGACTCAGCCCGGAAATGGTGAAGGACAAGCAGGACCGCCGCAGTGGCAACCGCCGCCGCCGCTCATGCAGGCGGAGTCCGGAAATGCCGTGACCAACGCGGTCGCCGACATCGTCAATCAGAGCGCACAGCCCTTTCAAAGTCTGAGCAACCCGAACGCGAGCACGCTCGACAAGGCTTCGGCGGTGGTCAACGGCGTCATGGGACTCGCTCAGGCGCCAACGGCCTTTCTGGACAACGCGTTCGCAAGGCTGACCGATCCGCTTGCGAAGATTCTTCCATCGTTTCCCGCTGCAGTCATGGGCATGCCGGTCCTGGGGATCCCGCACACCCATACTCATCCGCCCGCGATGCCGGTTCCTCTTCCCGCGCTCGGAGCGATCCTCACCGCGTGCCCCACGGTGCTCATCGGCGGGCTGCCTGCGGCTCGCTCGGGCGATTACGGGCTTGGGCCAACGTGCGGATCCGTCGCCCCGGTGTTCGAGATTTTCACGGGCTCGAGCAAAGTCTTCATCGGCGGCTCGCGCGCCGCGCGCATGCTCGATCTGACGCGCCAGTGCATGCCGGCGCCGCCCCCCGCGGCTGCAGCGGCCATGTCGAAATTGAAGAAGGCGATGAGCGTCGCGCAGAAAGCGGCCCCGTTCGTGGCCATGGGCATGGGCCTCGCGGGCTCGGTGGGGCAAGCGGTGAGTGCCGATGACGCGGCCGATGCCGCTGCGGATGGCGCGGCGTCGGCGGCGGAGGCCCAATCGGCCGCGGCGGAAGCCGCGGGGGCTGCGCTTGGCGCGGCGATGATGGGTGCGGACACGGCCATGAGCCTGGTGCAAATGGCGATGGGGGCACTCATGGGGAAGGACCCAGGCGCGCCGCCCTGCATTGGTGTCGTGATGCTCGGGGTGCCCAACGTGCTCGTGGGCGGATTTCCCATGCCATCGTGGAGCGATATCGCGAAGGGGTTGAAGAAGCTCGTCGCGGCCTTGAAGAAAGGGCGGCGGATGGGCAA